The genomic stretch GTTCATGaatgttgatgttgatgttacaaattcttattaaaaaagctttccttttttaattatttttcttagtCAATACTTTCCGTACTCCGACGAAACACGACATAGGGCTAATGGTGTGCTTTCTATATTTAGTCAAACCTATTCTTAATGATAAACACGGACAATTTTGAGAACCATTTAACAGCTTTCATTTTACCTGCTTTCCCACCTAATTTTACTGagtttaatactaaaataatttctcTCTTAATGAAGAAATGGTTTTCCACCTAATTTTACTGagcttaatattaaaataatttctctCTCGTATTCGTGATAATACTTAAAAATGGAGAAATAGTGATTAAGTTAATGGTTAATTTTTTCGCTCTTGAGTTAATCATTTTGTGTGGAGTTAATGTTTTAGTACATTTATTCAAAGTAAGAGTCACGGGAAAGTTAAATTTTCATTCTTACATTAGCGTTTTGTATGGAGTTAAGACTTCAGCATAGCTATTCAGAGCGATGGTCATTTGCTGAATAAGGGAATCAAATCTCGGCTTTTGAGTTAGCATTTTGATGCAGAAGTAAATTCTTCTTTTTTACATTAGGAGAGTGAGAATCATTTGCGAGATGTGAGAGTTAAAtttttgttcttgagttaacATTTTGCGtaccattaaaatttaaaaaacaaaaaagctaTTCAGAGTGAGAGCCGTCCAGTCCACAAAGTGTACGAGTGACTTTGCACTTTCAAAAGATATTGCATCCTCAACTCTATTTAAACCACTCTTATGGGAGAGAGATGTTCCACAGAATTCCATTCTCTTCTATCTTCCATTAACAAGGTGTTGATCTTGTATCAACACAAACTGTTCTTCTGATCTGCTTTCATCTCTGGAATCCTTTCAGCATCAGCAAGAGATTCTTGAAGGTTAGCATTTCTTCACAAAATCATGTTCATCTTATTCTGAAatctttttcatttcttcatggCATTCCCAGTGAAAGTTTCATTCTTTTTACATTCTTTACATGATAAACCAAAAACCCATCAAGAATTGAAGGTCCATTTGCCTGTTGTCCCTCCCCCACCCCCTGCAATTCCATTTCAGTTGATACAGATTTCTGGGTTTAACAAGTCTTTAGCTATATATATCTGCTTAATCAACTGTTAATCTGGGCATCCATTCAAGAATGGTGGGTGATACCCAGAATCAATAGACTGGAACCTAATACAAGTGTTTACCTTTGCAGGTTTTATTGATTAGTGATGGAGAAAAGCAAAGAGATTCATTCAGAAAACAACTCTCCTGTGGAACTTCCAGTGCTCATCAATTATATAAGTACAAATGGATTGGATGGTTTTGATAGTGTAAAGGAAGATGGTCAGCACTCTTTAAACCATTTAACACATGTAAGTTAATCCTTAAGCTTCTATTGAAGTTCTTAGTtttgagccgatcagctatGGACAATCTAGGCTGGTCTTTTTCCAGGGTTTGCCCTGTACACATCATGGCAGTGACTGTGGGTTTCTCTGGTCACTCAAAAGAGTTCTTTCatttcatatgtatatatatattgagaactTTCATTTTGATCATGACCTttgtaatttcatattttcatggATCTTGGTTATAGATTAAGCTGATATTATGATcctgtataaatgtataatcatTTGGTTGATGCTGTTTACTAGGTTGCTGGAAAAGCTGTTTCTGAAAGTCCAAAAACTGTGCACTTCAATGCAGAGAGCAAACACATAACTGAGAATCAGCTTCCTGGTTGTGCTGCAATACCAGAAAGTGCAGAGAAACAGCAGGCTGGACATGGTAGATTTTACTCTCAGCCAATTCCAAAAGGCTCCTCTGCATTTTCTGTAGCCGCCTCGAATGCCAATTCGGCTTCGGGCACTCCCAAGAGTGGTAAACTAAAGGATAAAAGGTTTGATACTTTCAAAACATGGTCTGGGAAACTGGAGAGACAATTGACAAACTTAGGCGGGAGGCAACGCGAACCAATTCAAGACTCGGATGCTCAAACTAGTCCTGAAATTGGAACTATAACAGTGGACAGATACTTTGATGCATTGGAGGACCCGGAATTGAACACCTTAAGGGTATATCTTGTCGAGTTATTTGATGGTTGTGTGTGCTAATATCTCTGATTCAGTTTGCTTATACAATTGGAACTGTTTCATTTGCAGGCTTCTGAGATAAGTGCTCTTCCAGAGGATCAGAAGTGGCCGTTTCTTCTTCGTTTCCCAATCTCCTCCTTTGGTATCTGCCTTGGAGTTAGCAGCCAAGCAATTATGTGGAAAGCCCTTGCCACTGATACATCCACTCGATTTCTTCACATAAGCCCGGATGTAAACCTCGTGTTATGGTGCATATCTGTTGCTCTTGTGGCCATTGTTGCCTTGATATATGGTCTGAAAATTGTTTTCTACTTTGAAGCTGTTCGTCGTGAGTACTACCATCCGGTGAGGGTAAACTTCTTCTTTGCACCATGGATAGCCTTGCTATTCTTAGCTATGGGAGTTCCACCATCAATCACTGAAAACCTGCATAAGTCTCTATGGTACATCCTTATGACTCCAATTTTGTGCTTGGAGCTTAAGATCTATGGGCAGTGGATGTCTGGAGGACAGCGACGACTGTCAAAGGTTGCGAATCCCTCGAACCATCTCTCGGTTGTTGGGAACTTTGTGGGGGCATTGCTTGGTGCAACAATGGGGCTAAAAGAAGGTCCTATTTTCTTCTTTGCTGTTGGATTGGCTCATTATTCTGTCCTGTTTGTGACTCTCTATCAGAGGCTTCCAACGAACGAGACGCTCCCTAAGGAACTTCACCCGGTTTTCTTCCTGTTTGTTGCTGCTCCTAGTGTGGCTTCCATGGCTTGGGCTAAGATTCAAGGGAGCTTTGATTTTGGATCAAAGATTGCTTACTTCATTGCCTTGTTCCTTTATGTCTCACTGGTTAGTCTTTCTGCCACTCTATGGTTTTTTCTTGCTTCACTCTTAACATGGTCCAACCTCGTTATGATCAAGCCTAAACGCTATAGCTAATAGCGaaggtgcaactttatttccttatacctgTGTAGCTGCCAAAGCAGCAGGCAAGACAGGGTGCTGGATTTGACCCTTTAGGCCTCCACCCAGCAATTCCCTAGCCACTGCCCATCTGGTGCTAAATTTGGCCCTTcgggcctctgcccaacaaatCTTACAGTTATATTAGCAGTTTGCTTACTAACTAATCCAAACTGGTGGTTAACATTCATCGAGTTTGCACATTTGCAGACATCTCCGGGCTGATATTGATAAGTTCTTTCTCTTGTTTGTTGTATAGGCTGTTCGTATAAACTTCTTTCGCGGCTTCAATTTCTCGTTGGCGTGGTGGGCTTACACTTTCCCCATGACGGGAGCTGCCATAGCCACCATTAGATACTCATCTGCAATATCAACCACAGTATCAAAGATTCTTGCTGTCATATTCTGTGCCATATCGACACTCGCAGTGACAGCGCTGCTCGTGACAACCATCATTCATGCCTTTGTGCTCCGAGACCTCTTCCCGAATGACAGTGCCATTGCAGTGAGTGAGAGGAGGCCTAAAACCCAGCCAAGATGGTATCACAGAAGGGGTGGCAGCTCAGATCACAAAGACATCATTGATCAGTACCTTAAAGTTGTCGATTCGGCTGTTGTCAAAGATATTGAGGCTGCTCTTTCCCCTCCAAATGTTGTCCCTCAATGAATTTTAGTTGAGGTTTTTTGCCTTTAGTCCTTTAGTGTTGTTGTATATAACCAAGTGAGGAACTTTATGCGTTCCGGTGATCTTGATGCGAAATAGAAATCGAGGGTTCTTGTTGTTTGCAGCTATAAAGAATGTAATAGATGAGCATCAGAAATAAAAGTGGAGAGTTTCCATTTTACCTTGTTGGAGAAACTGTTTCCATGCCATCATGGTAAGATAACCTTGGGGTAATCTTATAAGACATTATTTTggtcaagaataataataactagGTTGCCAATAAGCTCTAGCCTACTGGCTATAGGCTATAGCTAGGCACTTCACTTTCAACTCTAAAATCAAGAATCCAATTGCTCCCGCTTGCATAGACAGCTCAATTAGTCACAgaagtaaatttaaaaaaaaaaaaaaaaaactaggaatCAAATCTGATCTAGCCTTTGTGTTCAACTAAGTTACCGAGGACCCTTAGAGttagggattcaaccttttggaaagAAAGAATTCAATTGCTCCCACCTAATGAATCACTTAGCCACCGTAATTTATCCTCCAATATCTTGTTATTAAGGCGGGGTGTGAGAGCCCAGGAACAAGGAAATTTTGTCTTTTATGGACAACAATTTAACTACTACACTAACACTATTCTTGTACATTttttaatcttaatatataaaaaatctattataattatattgaaagaTATTAGATGAGTAACATCACAATTACTTTCACTCCCTCTTTATTTTTTCACCAATCAAGTTAATGATCATGACATCATTTGTATTTCATCATATATTAGGTAATGAGGATTATCTTGTAAGGAAGCATGGCTTATTACTGTTATTAGTGAGTGATGAGTCAAGAATCAATATGATTACCTAGTACAGTTAATCTGGTTATTCAATCTACGCAAGTTAACAACTTTGTTTAGCAAATTTTCTGTCACCCTTAGCCAGAATCAAATTTCAGTCACATTTGatcattttgataaattttctTGTCAACCTTAGCTAGAATCCCCACATGAAAGTCATGTGTTACTTGAAAAggtacttttattatttaaatttgaactacacatatatattaacttAATATAGTGGTTTTGGTCCTTTTGGAgttagtattaataaaaaatgaaattattaaaataaaatatggacACTCCAATTGACCAAACGATGTAGTTTTCGTGTGATGATTTCGCGTGCGATCTTGTTTTCCGGGGAATCATCGGTGGGTACATACTTGATGCTTTGACGCTGTTTTTCTTTCACCAGTCATTGCCTGTCTATTCTTTGCCAGAGAAATTTCAACTGCCTAAATCTATACAGTTTGAACTCCAATTCTCTGTTACCTTCCCTGCATTTAACGTAAGATGTTTTTTCCAATGTAGGTTAATgatgtttttgtctttttaaattcaaatctttcatattttctttatttcttgtCATATCAACTCTAGAATTACTAATTCTGTGTCTCTACCAGGTACCGGGTTCGAATTTTATGAATGGAACAACAAGCAATAGTCTCGAGGAAACCTCTCGAAAGGAATTCGACGATAACTCAACTTGAATTAGTTGAAACTCAATATAATTACCGTTACGGGGTGATAATATGTCACCTTCACAGAAGGTATGTAGAGCTCTGTGTGCATGTATCTATTCTGCATGTTGTGTAAGACTGACTTACCACTTTCCTATTCAAAACActgacttcaattttttttttttttttttggttttgtttttctcTTCAATCTTGCA from Ipomoea triloba cultivar NCNSP0323 chromosome 12, ASM357664v1 encodes the following:
- the LOC115999737 gene encoding S-type anion channel SLAH2-like, which gives rise to MEKSKEIHSENNSPVELPVLINYISTNGLDGFDSVKEDGQHSLNHLTHVAGKAVSESPKTVHFNAESKHITENQLPGCAAIPESAEKQQAGHGRFYSQPIPKGSSAFSVAASNANSASGTPKSGKLKDKRFDTFKTWSGKLERQLTNLGGRQREPIQDSDAQTSPEIGTITVDRYFDALEDPELNTLRASEISALPEDQKWPFLLRFPISSFGICLGVSSQAIMWKALATDTSTRFLHISPDVNLVLWCISVALVAIVALIYGLKIVFYFEAVRREYYHPVRVNFFFAPWIALLFLAMGVPPSITENLHKSLWYILMTPILCLELKIYGQWMSGGQRRLSKVANPSNHLSVVGNFVGALLGATMGLKEGPIFFFAVGLAHYSVLFVTLYQRLPTNETLPKELHPVFFLFVAAPSVASMAWAKIQGSFDFGSKIAYFIALFLYVSLAVRINFFRGFNFSLAWWAYTFPMTGAAIATIRYSSAISTTVSKILAVIFCAISTLAVTALLVTTIIHAFVLRDLFPNDSAIAVSERRPKTQPRWYHRRGGSSDHKDIIDQYLKVVDSAVVKDIEAALSPPNVVPQ